From Medicago truncatula cultivar Jemalong A17 chromosome 7, MtrunA17r5.0-ANR, whole genome shotgun sequence, a single genomic window includes:
- the LOC11428748 gene encoding phospholipase A1 PLIP1, chloroplastic, with protein sequence MAYTAVGIPTSPTTSSTKDITKERYGLRRSRSSIDLCRRSIMQRSYSDSYLCCSFNRIQATSVQPKLKDNGSMGTSPFQFSGSILPNSLRSFLFDQQNGKDMNKREKDVNIEENMVETSNEERVNRANWIERLVEIKKHWRNRLPKESVDMDVMCDDYTSGECDCDDDSVCIADYDDEEEGGQEVTHDRDSFSKFLVQVSLSDTKLYSQLAFLCNMAYVIPQIKAQELRRYYSLQFITSSLEKKAAVAKLKAKLTQDSPNSPIDDLVVSQNSLEEGKDKEQNPQIRLAYDIAASAASYVQLRAKNLLTLAAKSQQSKNEDSSGRKDSPEQEAEGTSRDYKSEVAAYMVASTVTSVVASGERERQEAATSLQSLHSSPCEWFVCDDFSNYTRCFVIQGSDSLASWQANLFFEPTKFENTDVLVHRGIYEAAKGIYEQFMPEIMDHLKRHGDRAKLQFTGHSLGGSLSLLVHLMLLTRKVVSPSTLKPVVTFGSPFVFCGGQKLIDELGVDENQIHCVMMHRDIVPRAFSCNYPDHVAVILKRLNRTFRSHPCLTKNKLLYTPLGKIFIIQPDEMTSPPHPLLPSESAFYELDSTICGYSPRVLSSFLNQPHPIETLSDPTAYGAEGTILRDHDSSNYLKAVNGILRQHSKTLVRRVKKQRIDELWPLLTSPSPHSWSHEQNMERCILMTNEITTGV encoded by the exons CGCTCGCGCTCCAGCATAGACCTATGTAGACGTTCCATTATGCAGAGGTCTTATTCTGACAGCTATCTATGTTGCTCCTTCAACCGTATACAAGCCACATCTGTGCAACCAAAACTTAAGGACAACGGGTCAATGGGAACTTCTCCATTTCAATTTTCAGGTTCCATTCTCCCAAATTCTTTGCGCTCTTTCTTATTTGACCAACAAAACGGCAAGGATATGAATAAAAGGGAGAAGGATGTAAATATTGAGGAAAACATGGTGGAAACTAGTAATGAAGAGAGAGTAAATAGAGCTAATTGGATAGAGAGGCTTGTGGAAATTAAGAAACATTGGAGAAACAGGTTACCGAAAGAAAGCGTTGATATGGACGTGATGTGCGACGATTATACATCTGGTGAATGTGATTGTGACGATGACAGTGTTTGTATAGCGGATTATGACGATGAAGAAGAAGGTGGGCAAGAAGTGACACATGATCGCGATTCGTTCTCAAAATTTCTTGTACAAGTGTCATTGTCTGATACCAAACTTTACTCTCAGCTAGCTTTCCTGTGCAACATGGCTTACGTAATACCCCAAATCAAG GCTCAGGAGTTGAGGAGATACTATAGCCTTCAGTTTATAACATCTTCTTTAGAGAAGAAAGCTGCAGTGGCAAAGTTAAAAGCAAAACTTACTCAGGACTCACCAAATTCACCTATAGATGACCTAGTAGTCTCTCAAAACAGCTTAGAGGAAGGAAAAGATAAGGAACAGAATCCTCAAATTCGACTAGCTTATGACATTGCTGCCTCAGCTGCCTCCTATGTTCAATTGCGAGCTAAGAACCTTTTGACCCTTGCTGCTAAGTCACAACAGagtaaaaatgaagattctagTGGAAGAAAGGATTCTCCGGAACAGGAAGCAGAAGGCACTTCACGTGATTATAAATCAGAGGTTGCAGCTTATATGGTGGCGTCAACCGTGACTTCTGTGGTTGCATCTGGAGAGAGGGAAAGGCAGGAAGCAGCGACAAGCCTTCAGTCACTTCATTCCTCACCTTGTGAATGGTTTGTTTGTGATGATTTCAGTAATTACACTCGATGCTTTGTAATTCAG GGTTCAGACTCCTTAGCATCTTGGCAAGCAAACCTCTTCTTTGAGCCTACTAAATTTGAG AACACAGACGTACTTGTTCATAGAGGAATTTATGAAGCTGCAAAAGGAATATATGAACAATTCATGCCAGAAATAATGGACCATTTGAAAAGACATGGGGATCGCGCGAAGCTTCAATTCACTGGACATTCCCTTGGCGGCAGTCTCTCTCTTTTGGTTCATTTGATGCTATTGACTAGGAAAGTTGTCAGCCCCTCAACTCTTAAACCAGTAGTGACTTTTGGTTCACCATTTGTATTCTGCGGAGGCCAAAAATTAATCGATGAACTAGGCGTGGATGAAAACCAAATCCACTGTGTAATGATGCATAGAGATATTGTTCCCAGGGCCTTCTCCTGTAATTATCCTGACCATGTAGCTGTTATCCTTAAGCGTTTAAACCGCACTTTTCGGTCACATCCTTGCTTGACAAAAAAT AAGCTATTGTACACACCACTGGGAAAAATATTCATTATCCAACCAGATGAGATGACATCGCCTCCGCATCCTTTACTCCCTTCAGAAAGTGCCTTCTATGAGCTTGATAGTACTATATGTGGATACTCTCCAAGAGTTCTCAGTTCCTTTCTCAATCAACCACACCCTATTGAAACACTAAGTGATCCAACAGCATATGGAGCAGAAGGCACAATTCTAAGAGACCATGACTCAAGCAACTACCTTAAAGCTGTCAATGGAATCCTAAGACAACATTCAAAGACGCTTGTTCGCAGAGTAAAAAAGCAAAGGATTGATGAACTGTGGCCATTGCTCACCTCACCATCACCACACTCATGGAGCCATGAACAGAACATGGAGAGATGCATCTTGATGACAAATGAGATAACAACAGGGGTCTAA